Proteins found in one Serratia plymuthica genomic segment:
- a CDS encoding ROK family transcriptional regulator, whose protein sequence is MTTSGTNLEHARAHNRRVVIEAIRLHGELTRAEIARLTSLTPQTVSNIATELEQAGILSSHLPRRAGGRGQPATPLTLNPDSAYSIGIHLDHQTLLIIVVDLSGSVRFHRLIMVQKPQPAATLKLICDVLQEMRQQPEMAWGKMLGIGVVMPGPFGVEGISSVGPTTLNGWENIDVVAELSAQSGLPVTLENDATVAAIGERLHGVARQLNSFIYLYLGTGLGAGIFTDGRIYTGHAHNAGEIGHMIVQPGGRGCYCGNQGCLERYVSLQAAYESCGLDPMRAMPQDLLALPQAQIDLWLDSAVPALRQAINIIECMFDAEAVIIGGLMPESIVEQLIKRLAPLHRSVRSKYLDGLRVRLGTTGADTAALGAAALPLFDEFNPRYEVLLK, encoded by the coding sequence ATGACGACATCCGGCACTAACCTTGAACATGCTCGTGCACACAACCGGCGCGTAGTGATAGAGGCAATCCGTCTGCACGGCGAACTGACCCGTGCCGAAATCGCCCGGCTGACTTCACTGACGCCGCAAACCGTTTCAAACATCGCGACAGAACTGGAACAGGCCGGCATTCTCTCCTCGCACCTGCCACGCCGTGCCGGAGGGAGGGGCCAACCGGCGACGCCGTTGACCCTCAATCCGGACAGTGCGTATTCCATCGGCATCCATCTGGATCACCAGACGCTTCTGATCATCGTCGTTGATCTGTCAGGGAGCGTTCGTTTCCATCGGCTGATTATGGTGCAAAAGCCGCAACCTGCTGCGACCTTGAAACTGATTTGTGATGTACTGCAAGAAATGCGCCAACAGCCGGAGATGGCCTGGGGAAAAATGCTGGGCATCGGCGTGGTGATGCCGGGGCCGTTTGGCGTGGAAGGGATCTCCTCCGTCGGGCCGACGACCCTCAACGGCTGGGAAAATATCGATGTCGTGGCTGAACTTAGCGCGCAAAGCGGCCTGCCGGTGACGCTGGAGAACGACGCCACCGTCGCCGCCATCGGCGAACGTCTGCACGGCGTGGCCAGGCAGCTCAATTCGTTTATTTATCTGTATCTCGGCACCGGCCTCGGGGCGGGGATCTTCACCGACGGGCGCATTTATACCGGCCATGCGCACAATGCCGGTGAAATAGGCCACATGATTGTGCAACCGGGCGGGCGTGGCTGTTATTGCGGCAACCAGGGTTGTCTTGAGCGCTACGTTTCCTTGCAGGCGGCGTACGAAAGCTGCGGTTTGGATCCGATGCGTGCCATGCCGCAGGATCTGCTGGCATTGCCGCAGGCGCAGATCGACCTCTGGCTGGATTCTGCGGTGCCGGCACTGCGCCAGGCGATCAACATCATCGAGTGCATGTTCGATGCCGAAGCGGTGATTATTGGCGGGCTGATGCCGGAAAGCATTGTGGAGCAGCTGATCAAACGCCTGGCGCCCTTGCACCGCTCGGTACGCAGCAAATACCTCGATGGTCTGCGCGTGCGCTTGGGCACCACCGGCGCGGATACCGCAGCATTGGGGGCGGCGGCGCTGCCGCTGTTCGACGAGTTTAACCCACGTTATGAAGTGCTGTTGAAATAG
- a CDS encoding extracellular solute-binding protein, producing MKSPTRAAKAACTLSALAFCISSAFAAPTQINALFMTQAAYSENDIRAMTADFTQQHPDITVNLEFVPYEALHDKIVAARGAGSNGYDVVLFDAIWPAEFVKFGLLQDVTSRISADDSGKIFDGAMTTVTYKDKRWGMPWILDTKYLYYNKAMLAKAGISAPPKTWQELAQQAEILKQKNVVKYPLVWSWSQAEALVCDYTTLVSAFKGQFFQQGKINFSTPGSLQAAGYMKDTLDKGLTNPNSREYLEEDVRKAFSNGDAAFALNWTYMYNMANDPKQSKVAGDVGIVPAPGSVEGQVSAVNGSMGLGIAKASAHPDQAWQYISYMTSQPVQNKYAKLSLPIWKSSYEDPAVQKDQQPLIAAAKQSLNVMLSRPETADYSRLSNGLQQDLQQILQGKVTPQAGLDAATKSAARLR from the coding sequence ATGAAAAGCCCTACCCGTGCCGCCAAGGCCGCCTGCACCCTGTCTGCCCTGGCGTTTTGCATCTCAAGCGCCTTTGCCGCCCCTACGCAAATCAACGCACTGTTTATGACCCAGGCGGCTTATAGCGAAAACGATATCCGCGCCATGACCGCCGATTTCACCCAACAGCACCCGGATATCACCGTTAATCTGGAATTCGTCCCTTACGAAGCGCTGCACGATAAAATCGTCGCGGCGCGCGGCGCAGGCAGCAACGGCTACGACGTGGTGCTGTTCGACGCCATCTGGCCGGCCGAATTCGTTAAGTTCGGCCTGTTGCAGGATGTCACCTCGCGCATCAGCGCCGACGACAGCGGCAAGATTTTCGACGGCGCCATGACCACCGTCACTTATAAAGACAAGCGCTGGGGAATGCCGTGGATCCTCGATACCAAGTACCTGTATTACAACAAAGCCATGCTGGCCAAGGCCGGCATCAGCGCCCCGCCGAAAACCTGGCAGGAGCTGGCGCAGCAGGCAGAAATCCTGAAACAGAAAAACGTGGTCAAATATCCGCTGGTGTGGAGCTGGTCACAGGCCGAGGCGCTGGTTTGCGATTACACCACGCTGGTGTCCGCCTTCAAGGGGCAGTTCTTCCAACAGGGGAAAATCAACTTCTCCACCCCAGGCTCATTACAGGCCGCCGGTTACATGAAAGACACGCTGGACAAGGGGCTGACCAACCCGAACTCGCGCGAATATCTGGAAGAGGACGTGCGCAAAGCCTTCTCTAACGGCGATGCCGCCTTTGCGCTCAACTGGACCTATATGTACAACATGGCCAACGATCCGAAGCAGAGCAAAGTGGCCGGCGACGTCGGCATAGTGCCGGCGCCGGGATCGGTTGAGGGCCAGGTTTCCGCCGTCAACGGTTCGATGGGCCTCGGCATCGCCAAGGCCAGCGCCCACCCGGATCAGGCCTGGCAGTACATCAGCTACATGACCTCCCAGCCGGTGCAGAATAAGTACGCCAAACTGAGCCTGCCGATCTGGAAATCCTCCTACGAGGATCCGGCGGTGCAGAAAGACCAGCAACCCTTGATCGCCGCCGCCAAACAGTCGTTGAACGTGATGCTGTCGCGCCCTGAAACTGCCGATTACTCACGGCTTTCCAACGGGTTGCAACAGGATTTGCAGCAGATCCTGCAAGGCAAGGTGACGCCGCAAGCGGGCCTGGATGCCGCCACCAAAAGCGCGGCGCGGCTGCGTTAA
- a CDS encoding carbohydrate ABC transporter permease produces MKRKIRLILRYGAALLLALSILAPMLWLFLMSVSSSADLTRVPLEWLPRRWDFSRYGSLLSLQAGQPGALFLHALFNSLLVACGATLISLLLAIPAAFSFSRYPGRDGWLFASLAIYMVPPVAFVLPLYFILQQLALLNTHIGLVLVYCSLILPFLTWMLKNQFDALPIDIEQAARLDGLRQWQVLLRITLPLAKPALGASALFGWLLAWDEFFYALLFTSNIQAQTLPVTIAGFTAGRATDDGLIAAVGILAAIPPLFIAIWLQKTLVSGLTSGGSKG; encoded by the coding sequence ATGAAGCGTAAAATCCGCCTGATACTGCGCTATGGCGCCGCGCTGCTGCTGGCGCTGTCGATCCTCGCGCCAATGCTGTGGCTGTTTTTGATGAGCGTCAGCTCCTCCGCCGATCTGACCCGCGTGCCGCTGGAATGGTTGCCGCGCCGCTGGGACTTTTCGCGCTACGGCAGCCTGCTGTCGTTACAGGCCGGCCAGCCTGGCGCGCTGTTCCTGCACGCGCTGTTCAACAGCCTGCTGGTGGCCTGCGGCGCCACGTTGATTTCGCTGCTGCTGGCGATCCCGGCGGCGTTCAGCTTTTCACGCTATCCGGGCCGCGACGGCTGGCTGTTCGCCAGCCTGGCGATTTACATGGTGCCGCCGGTCGCCTTCGTACTGCCGCTGTACTTTATTCTGCAACAGCTGGCGCTGTTGAACACCCACATCGGTCTTGTGCTGGTCTACTGCTCGCTGATCCTGCCGTTTCTCACCTGGATGCTGAAGAATCAGTTCGATGCCCTGCCGATCGACATCGAACAGGCGGCGCGGCTGGATGGGCTGCGTCAGTGGCAGGTGCTGCTGCGCATCACATTGCCGCTGGCGAAGCCGGCGCTCGGGGCCTCGGCGCTGTTCGGCTGGTTGCTGGCCTGGGACGAATTTTTCTACGCGCTGCTGTTTACCAGCAATATTCAGGCCCAGACGCTGCCGGTGACCATCGCCGGTTTCACCGCCGGGCGCGCCACCGATGACGGATTGATCGCCGCAGTCGGCATTTTGGCCGCCATACCGCCACTCTTTATTGCCATTTGGCTGCAAAAAACGCTGGTCAGCGGCTTAACCAGCGGCGGCAGCAAGGGCTGA
- a CDS encoding carbohydrate ABC transporter permease — protein sequence MLTLPQRERRQAWVLLAPMLLMMLLLTAWPLGRTLWLSFTDAALVGDGVTPAWVGVDNFLYALTDPDFQAALWRTLYFTVVSVAFEGVIGVLVALLLNQQFHGRNLLRVLVILPWALPTIVNATMWRLNFNPDYGSINALLTQLRVIDHYRSWLGDPASALNAVMLADIWKNYPLITLLTLAALQSIPEDLYEAARLDGASAWRRFRAITLPAILAPLAVALVLRTIDAFKVFDIIYVMTRGGPMDSTKTLSFFVYQESFSYLRAGSGAAYAVLMTLLCGLLIALYMLMLFRQRRRSLADEA from the coding sequence ATGCTCACTTTGCCCCAACGTGAGCGGCGTCAGGCATGGGTGCTGCTGGCGCCCATGCTGCTGATGATGCTGCTGTTAACCGCCTGGCCGCTGGGCCGCACCCTGTGGCTGAGCTTTACCGACGCGGCGCTGGTCGGTGACGGCGTAACGCCTGCCTGGGTCGGCGTCGATAACTTTTTGTATGCCCTGACCGACCCGGATTTCCAGGCCGCGCTGTGGCGCACGCTGTATTTCACCGTGGTTTCGGTGGCGTTCGAAGGGGTGATTGGCGTGTTGGTGGCGCTGCTGCTCAACCAGCAATTCCACGGCCGCAACCTGCTGCGGGTGCTGGTGATTTTGCCCTGGGCGCTGCCCACCATCGTCAACGCGACAATGTGGCGGCTGAACTTCAACCCGGATTACGGCAGCATCAATGCGCTGCTGACCCAGCTTAGGGTCATTGACCATTACCGCAGTTGGCTGGGCGATCCCGCCTCGGCGCTGAACGCGGTGATGCTGGCGGATATCTGGAAAAACTACCCGCTGATCACCCTATTGACGCTGGCGGCACTGCAATCTATTCCGGAGGATCTGTACGAAGCGGCCCGACTGGACGGCGCTTCCGCCTGGCGGCGATTCCGTGCCATCACTCTGCCCGCCATTCTGGCCCCGCTGGCGGTGGCGCTGGTGTTGCGCACCATCGACGCCTTCAAGGTATTCGACATCATTTACGTGATGACCCGCGGCGGGCCGATGGACAGCACCAAGACCCTCAGCTTCTTCGTTTATCAGGAATCGTTCAGCTATCTGCGTGCCGGCAGCGGCGCCGCCTACGCGGTGCTGATGACTCTGCTGTGCGGCCTGCTGATTGCACTCTACATGCTGATGCTGTTCCGCCAGCGCCGAAGGAGCCTTGCCGATGAAGCGTAA
- a CDS encoding ABC transporter ATP-binding protein, whose product MASVELVKVAKYYGKQRVLNPLDLIIPDGSFTVLVGPSGCGKSTLLRLLAGLDTLSDGAILLDKQKINDLDPADRDIAMVFQSYALYPHLTVAENMAFHMQVMKVSKSEQQSKVQQAARILAIDHLLQRYPKELSGGQRQRVAMGRAIVRNPKVFLFDEPLSNLDAQLRMELRAEIKSLHQQFKTTTVYVTHDQIEAMTLADQIVVMKDGNIVQQGRPLEIYDAPANTFVARFIGSPPMNLLEGIVTPRGDRPGVTCGELWLPLPDKWRQAVPGSHVILGLRPHDFLLVEVSEQPPAQLRLMEITGDVSLLHLTWGGYRLHVQFSGRINAESGQPLWLAPNIDAIHLFDAASGQRLSER is encoded by the coding sequence ATGGCAAGCGTAGAACTGGTGAAAGTCGCCAAATATTATGGCAAACAGCGGGTGCTCAATCCGCTGGACCTGATCATTCCCGACGGCAGCTTTACCGTGCTGGTCGGCCCCTCCGGCTGCGGCAAATCCACGTTGCTGCGCTTGCTGGCCGGGCTGGATACGCTATCCGATGGCGCTATCCTGCTGGATAAACAGAAGATTAACGATCTGGACCCCGCCGATCGCGATATCGCCATGGTGTTCCAGAGCTATGCGCTCTATCCGCACCTGACGGTGGCGGAAAACATGGCGTTTCACATGCAGGTCATGAAGGTCAGCAAAAGCGAGCAGCAGAGCAAAGTGCAACAAGCGGCGCGTATTCTGGCGATCGATCACCTGTTGCAGCGCTATCCGAAAGAGCTGTCCGGCGGTCAGCGCCAGCGGGTGGCGATGGGGCGTGCCATAGTGCGCAATCCGAAGGTCTTCTTGTTCGACGAGCCGTTGTCCAACCTCGACGCCCAGTTGCGCATGGAGCTGCGCGCCGAGATAAAATCGCTGCATCAGCAGTTCAAAACCACCACGGTGTACGTCACCCACGACCAGATTGAAGCCATGACGCTGGCCGATCAAATCGTGGTGATGAAAGACGGCAACATCGTGCAACAGGGCCGGCCGCTGGAGATCTACGACGCGCCCGCCAACACCTTTGTGGCGCGCTTTATCGGTTCGCCGCCCATGAACCTGTTGGAGGGCATCGTCACGCCGCGCGGCGATCGCCCCGGTGTAACCTGCGGTGAACTTTGGCTGCCGCTGCCCGATAAGTGGCGGCAGGCGGTGCCGGGCAGTCACGTGATCCTCGGGCTGCGCCCACATGATTTTCTGCTGGTCGAAGTCAGCGAACAGCCGCCCGCCCAGCTTCGGCTGATGGAGATCACCGGTGACGTCAGTCTGCTGCACCTGACCTGGGGCGGCTACCGGTTGCATGTGCAGTTCAGCGGCAGGATCAACGCCGAAAGCGGCCAGCCACTGTGGCTGGCGCCCAACATCGACGCGATCCACCTGTTCGACGCCGCCAGCGGCCAGCGGCTAAGCGAACGTTGA
- a CDS encoding carbohydrate kinase family protein, producing MMNTNTKPTLYVVGNINVDVIMSTLHQWPQKGTEAMLDHSELRPGGSAGNCALALAALETPYRLVANQGNDYFSPWLAQLFPESSLYWPTYSCETSLTFGVTHPDNERTFFSNQGHITRLSQDDVLHQIPLFAGNGDTVLLCGTFLCTTLLADYPALLQTLRQRGYRIAVDTGWPPQGWSDALRGQIADWLPFCDILLLNEVETCGMAGHEDLYTAARTLNRQQPADAACVVKCGPDGARMWCGERLLQAAAHPIKVVDTIGAGDSFNAGFLTACLHGHSATVALRWGIRAASHAISSSPRQYLDWHTLKTCAGEMI from the coding sequence ATGATGAATACCAACACCAAACCCACCCTGTACGTGGTCGGTAATATCAACGTCGACGTGATCATGAGTACCCTGCACCAGTGGCCGCAGAAAGGCACCGAGGCGATGCTGGATCACAGCGAACTGCGCCCCGGCGGCTCGGCCGGCAACTGTGCGCTGGCGTTGGCGGCGCTGGAGACGCCTTATCGGCTGGTGGCCAATCAGGGCAACGACTATTTCAGCCCCTGGCTGGCGCAGCTGTTCCCGGAAAGCTCGCTGTATTGGCCGACCTACAGCTGCGAAACCTCGCTGACCTTCGGCGTGACGCACCCCGACAACGAGCGCACCTTTTTCAGCAATCAAGGGCACATCACCCGCCTGAGCCAGGACGACGTACTGCACCAGATCCCGCTGTTCGCCGGCAACGGCGACACCGTGCTGTTATGCGGCACCTTCCTGTGCACCACTTTGCTGGCGGATTATCCGGCGCTGCTGCAAACCCTGCGCCAGCGCGGCTACCGCATTGCGGTAGACACCGGCTGGCCGCCGCAGGGCTGGAGCGACGCGCTGCGCGGGCAGATCGCCGACTGGTTGCCGTTCTGCGACATTCTGTTGCTGAATGAAGTGGAGACCTGCGGCATGGCGGGCCATGAAGATTTGTACACCGCCGCCCGCACCCTGAACCGCCAACAACCGGCCGATGCCGCCTGCGTGGTGAAATGCGGCCCGGACGGCGCACGCATGTGGTGCGGCGAACGGCTGTTGCAGGCGGCGGCGCACCCGATCAAGGTGGTAGACACCATCGGCGCCGGCGACAGTTTCAACGCCGGGTTCCTGACCGCCTGCCTGCACGGCCATTCGGCCACGGTGGCGCTGCGTTGGGGCATTCGCGCCGCCAGCCACGCCATCAGCAGCTCGCCGCGCCAATATCTGGACTGGCATACCCTGAAAACCTGCGCCGGGGAGATGATCTGA